TTAGAACGCCGTTGGCCATAAATCTTTTTTGTACATTTTCGGCACCTGTCGCAGCTAATAAAAGTCCCATCTCTCCACGAGCTTTGAAGCCGGTGCCTTTTAGGGCATCAGCCGAAACTTCCAACAAGGTAAATGTATTGGTCTTTGTCGGATCATTTGGATCTGTAATGACAAAAGTAAATAATTTGCCTCCAATGTCAATACCACCGGTGGTGAACTCAGCACCAAGTTTTGCCTGAACGGCCAGTTCATGGTGGTAAGGACGGACAACGGCTGGGGGAGCTTTTATTGGCGGGGGTAGGACTAATGCGGGGGCCCCGGGTGATGGGCCTCCTGACGGGGCGGCCGGTGGTTGGGCAGATTGATTTCCATTTGCCCAATCTTTTATTCTTTCAGCGATGCTTGGCACGTATTGTATTGACTGTACTTTTTAAGTGTGATACTATTTCGTACCTATTTGATACGTAGTTATGTTGATTTTAATATAAAAATTATATTTGTCAACGGCATACGTATATACAAATAATAAACGTATATATAATAGTATAAAATGATCAAGGACCGTTTAACAAATGTTTATTATAGGGAAAGGTCGCTAGGGATAAGCTTGGGCCTGGAGGCAAGAACAACAGTTTTGGGTCAAGAAATTGGTGGTAGAATTGGTCCGATACAACTGGCAAGGGAGAGTGTAAGTGCAGGGGCCGAGAAACCAGGCGGGAGTTTAGTTTTTAAAAGAGTTACAAAATTTCCGGAAGTTTTCCCCATATTGGATTTAACTACTAATGATAGTGGGGTGAATGTTACATACCGACAGCCGAACCGGGTTTCCGTTTTGTCACTGGTTCCGGGAATACAAGGCGGAGACCCACTTAAATTTCATATCGCTCAAGGTGTGGGGGCCGGAGCAGTTGAAGGGGCAGTCGCGGGAAACAGAGTGTCGTTGAGTACAGTGTTTGATCAAACTAGCGGTGGAACACTAAGAATTGATATACCCAAGGGGGTAGAACCTGATTTTAATATTTTAGTTAGAGTTTAGATAACCATATGCCAGGCTCAGCTGAACAATATCTACTAAGAGCGGGGGTGATCGGTAATAGAAATAGTGGGGGCGGGCAACCGGCAGAAACAAACGGCGGGCAACAACAACCGGCTAACGGTGATGTAACCATTAGTGTGAGCCGAGGGGTTGGGAACATAGCTGATCTTACAGGGGCAGCCAATATATTGAAGATTTTAAGAGATCTAGAAGGAGATCCCGACCATCCGGAAATTACTTCTGGGGTGGTTGCAGATGCGGCCCAAAGAGTAGCATTGGAGCTTGCACATCCGGAGATAGCAGCACTCACAAAGAGTGTTCTTGGTCCTAAAAACGGTTCGATTCCTATCCCCCAGAACTTATTGTGTATGCCACAAGTTAAGGAAACGGTAGAAGCCATACAAAATGCCCCAAGACCTCAAACGGCGGCGGTTGCCCCGCAGAAAAGAGGATCGCTGATTGGATCGGTTCTAGATATATTTAATCCCCTGCCCAGACGGAAAAACGATCCGGGCTGGCATTAACAATTTATAAAATAAATGTCGTCAATTGAACAATTATTTAACAGTCCGGTTGTAATTGCAGGCGGAGTGGCCGCCAGTGCAGCAGTAGCGGCACAAATTGCCAGAGCGACAACGGATCGAGTTAATGAAGGCGAGGTTTACCTTAGACGAAATAATATAACCGGAAAATTTAGTGTTGACTTGGATCCGAGAAAAGTAGAGTCGGTTGTAATAGGAATGCAGGCGGTAGAAGTGATGGACATAATGGGTGACAACGGACAAAGAGCAACGATAGCAGTTGACCGCACTATGAGAGAAGTATTGGATGATCCCATACAGTTTGCAGCGTTTAGAAAAAGATACGGAGTTCCCGATGCTGATAAAAGAGGTGGTCGGTCGATAAAAACACGAATAGAGGAACATGTTCCGGTTCGCGAAAATGTGCCGGTGGCAGCTACCGGCATAAGATTCAGGCTTCCCTGGATAGAATCAGTGGCAGTGGTCACTTTGGGACAAAAGTTTATCAATCCCGCTGAAGATGGAATGAGGGCATTAGTTGGAGGTAAAAATGGAGATGTAGAGGTTCAACCTGATGTGTTGGTAACATACGATGTTCCGGCGGCGAGATTACCATTGGCAATACAAAAGTTACCAAAACCAGTGCCTAGACAAGGTGACCCACCCGATCCCAGAAATAGTGGTCAGTACGCTCTAGACGAAGTCGGGAAGGCAGTAAGTGGCTTAACTAAAAGTGCCATAACGGCCGCTTTCGGTAAAATACAGTTTGAACAATTGACATCAGCAAAAGGCGGCGGTGTCGAAACGGTGCAGAAAGAGATTGTTGCAGCATTTTATGACAATTTTAGGGATAGTGGTTTAGCCGGTATAGCCAATGTGCAGAAAGTACAACTACAGAGCATCAGAACAGGGGAATATGGTTTGACTTTGACAAGATTGGCAGGTCAAGCTGCTGAAAAGGACCAGCTTGGGCCAGAATTATTTGGTCAAAAAACATTAATGCAAGCGATGACCGGAGGCAAGGGGTCGTCAGTCATTATTACAGATCCAGGGTTAAGTGGATTTACTGCTGCCCAGATAGCCGCCCGAAATAGTGCCGGTGGTCGAGCAGGGGGGGAGGCATAATATGGGAAGAATAATGGATGCACTTGGAAGATTGGGTGAAGCGAAAAAGGCGCAAGTAAAGGTAGAATTTGGGGATATCGATGCTTTACCGGAAAACCAGCGACGATGGAACGGGTTGGTGCTCCGGACGAGACTAGCCGCTGTCGATGTCCAAACAAAATTTCAACAGGGAGCATATGTAGTGAATCAATTTACGGGGGTGGCAAGACATCTTGATACCGTAACGTCATCAGTCGGAGCAGGAGTAATGACTGGTGACATTTTAACCCGGCTTGGCGCTGGAGGTATTGGTAGTACTTTGGGAGGAGGAGCGGGAGCCCTTTGTGCGGGGGCGTTGGTGGTGACTCTGTCAAAAGGGTCTGTCAAAGACGGTGAAGGTGTAGATAGTAGACCCGCTTTGGCGGGACGGGCAGTGTTGGGGGTGACATTAAGCGGTATAGCGGCAACCCAGGTTCCGATAGTTAGAGAGGCCGTAGTGGTCCCCGGCGATACTTTTCAAACGCTTGGTAATGCTGCCATCGTTGGCGTGGCGGTATCGACAGCCGCCCTTGTCTCGGAACTTGGACACATGATGACTGATGACTATTTTGATAAGCAAAAAGCAGAAAAATAATAAATTATTATTTATTAACATTTAACAAAATATAATTATGACTAATGTACCATCACGAAGAGAGAGGGAGGGGCTTACAAGTTTACCTATAGTAGGGGGAATTGTTGGTGCACTCGTACGTATCGCGGACATGGTCACCACAAGAGGGATGGAGGGAGATATCAGTTATTCAACCGGGACTAGCTCGGGAATAGTACGGGCAGAGGGTGGAAGTGTAGATGTAAGTGGAATTACCGTGCGAGACGGTAGCGTTACGGGGCATGTTGTGGAAGAGCATGCACATGTGGAGATACATATAAGAAAATAATCTGTTTATTAGAAAATAAGAAAATGACTGCTGAATCGGGGGGAGGCAACGATGGCTACTAAATCAGAGACTGCGGCTGAGAGATATAGACAAAGACAACAAGCGGAGGCGGCACAAAAAAGTATGCCAACCGAGACTGTCGGCAGGGCGATGCAGATTGCTGAAGAGAATCCCGGGGCAGACGTATATGTCCGAAGAGATGAAGATGAGATGAGGGCGCAATTAAGGGCAGGAAGAAGGGGTGGCCGCATTAATACGGGACTATTTTCGGCACAGAGAGTAGGTCACACGGTACATACAGTTGAGGAACAAATTTCGATGGAAAGAGGTGGTAGACAAACGGAGGTATATGGACGCGGGGAAAGGGTAGAAATATCCGAAGGTACGGTAGGAAGAGGGACGAGAATTGGTGGAGTCGATAATAATACAGGTCTGGAGACGGGGCAGTGGCATAGCCGAGGGAGAGAGCGGGTAGCGACTACATCGATAGTACGCACAGAGAATTCCGGGGGTAGCGTGGATAGACAGGGAGGGTTGACAGTCCAGACAGAGAGGCAGAATTTAGTTACACTCGGCCTAAGATTATTTTTTCCAAAGGCGTGTTTGCAATCAAGAACTTCTGTATCTAGTAGCGGAATTTATGAACCGACGGAACCGATAACTATAGATGCAAGAAAAGCATTGGTCCCCGAAGCGATAGGGACCTTTATAGGAAATATGGATGTAATTGCCGGATCAATCGGGGCGGGGGTGATCGGAAATGCTATTGGTGGGGTTATTCCAAATTGCAGCGACTCCGTACAACTTGCCGGGGCGGTGACCGCAGCAGTGATTGGAGGTGGGGCGTTGGCAGCAATGGGCCATAGCTCCAATCTGATAGATAACGGAGGGATGCGGCTGGCTTTGGGCGTAGGCTTGTCGGCGATAGGCTCGACGGTAATTCCGGGAATTGACAATATGGTCCGCGGCGGGAATTTTCTTGAATCAGCCGGAAATGCGGCGCTGGCCGGGATAGTGATTGGAGTGACGACAATGACTGTAAGAACTATTGAGGGAAAGGTAAAGCAGTTCCTCCCTGCTGAAAAATAAAAAAAAGGTGTTTTGTGTTTTCGGATATTAGGAAGCCTAAACAAAATATTAGCAATCACTTGACAAGACTGCTAATTGTTTTTAAAATAGGGTTATGGAACAACCCAAATTTACTCAACTGGCGGCCGAGACACTGCAGCGGGCAGTGGATGAGGCCAGAGCCAGGAAGAATCCGGAAGTTGATATCCCCCACCTGAAGTGGGCACTACAAAATATTGACGGACCGGCTAAAGAAATCCTAAAAGAGAGTCAGCCGGAAGATTTGGATCGGTTACCAAAAGTTGAAGGAGGAAATGAGCCACAAATATCCCGACTGTTGCAACAAAAACTTGGTGAAGCGGTAAGAGAAAGCCAAAAACGGGGCGATAGTTTTGTCAGCCAGGAAATGCTTTTGTGGGCAGTATTTGAGGATAGTAAAATAAGACAGGAAATAGAAAATTTACGAGGAGGAAAAACAGTGGATTCAGAAAGCAAAGAACAAAGCTATAAGGCATTGGAAAAATATACGACCGACCTGACGGCGCTGGCTCGAAGTGGAAAATTGGATCCGGTAATTGGGCGAGAAGAAGAAATCAGGCGGGTGATGCAGGTGCTTTCCAGACGAACGAAAAATAACCCGGTTTTGGTGGGAGATCCGGGGGTGGGAAAGACAGCAATAGTGGAAGGACTGGCAAACCGAATCGTGAGCGGGGATGTGCCGGAGTCGCTGAAAAACAAAAAAATACTTACCTTGGAGATTTCATCCCTTTTGGCGGGAGCAAAATATCGGGGAGAATTTGAAGAGAGGCTGAAATCGGTAATTGATGAAGTGGTAAAAAGTGAGGGCAAGGTGGTCTTGTTTATCGACGAACTGCATACGATTGTGGGGGCCGGAGGGGCAGAGGGGTCGGTAGATGCAAGTAATATGCTAAAGCCGGGACTAGCGAGGGGAACCTTGAGAGTTATCGGGGCAACAACTTTGAATGAATATAGAAAATATATTGAGAAAGACTCGGCCCTCGAGCGGAGATTTCAGCCGGTAATGGTGGGTGAGCCAAATGTGGAAAACACGATTTCGATTTTGAGAGGGTTAAAAGAAAAATATGAGATACACCATGGGATCAAAATTACCGATGCAGCGCTGATTGCGGCGGCAAAGCTGTCTGACCGGTATATCCGGGACAGGTTTTTGCCCGACAAGGCAATTGATCTGGTAGATGAGTCAGCATCGGCCCTAAGAATTCAAATGGAATCTTCCCCAGTAGAAATAGACAGCCTGGAAAGAAGGGTGCGGCAACTGGAAATTGAAGCCAAAGCGCTAAAAAAAGAAAAAAGTGAAGAATGTAAACTAAGACTGGATGAAGTGGAGAAGGAAATGGCTGAAGAAAAGGAGAAATTAACAAAACTAAGATCTCTTTGGAGCAATCAAAAAGACATTTTGAAAAAAGTACAGGATCAAAAGGAAGAGCAGGACAAACTTAAATCGGACCTGGAACAGGCGGAAAGAAATTTGGAGCTTGATAAGGCGGCAGAAATAAAATACGGCCGGATTCCGGAGGTGCAAAAGAAGCTGGCAGAGGCAGAAAAGAAATGGCAGTCTGTCGACAAAGAGGACCGGCTGGTAAAACAGGAAGTGGATGAGGATGATATTGCCAGAGTGGTATCAAAGTGGACCGGGATACCGGCTTCGAGAATGCTTAAGTCGGAAACCGATAAACTGAAAAATCTGGAAAAATTAATCAGGGAGCGGGTAGTTGGCCAGGATGAGGCGGTAGAAGCGGTAGCCAATGCGGTAAGAAGATCGAGGCTACATTTGGGAGAAAGTGATAAGCCGACGGCCACCTTTTTGTTTTTGGGCCCGACAGGGGTGGGAAAAACAGAAACAGCCAAGGCGTTGGCTGAACAATTGTTCAATGACGAAAAAGCACTGGTGCGGATTGATATGTCGGAATACAGCGAAGCACACACGGTGGCAAGGCTGATTGGGTCCCCTCCCGGCTATGTGGGGTATGAGGAAGGCGGACAATTAACGGAGGCGGTGAGAAGAAAACCGTACACAGTTGTGCTATTGGATGAGATTGAAAAGGCCAATCCCCAAATATTTAGTATCTTTTTGCAGGTTTTTGATGACGGAAGGCTGACGGACGGCAAGGGACGGACGGTTGATTTTTCCAATACAGTAATTATCATGACTTCGAATTTACCGGAAGAGATGGTGGACAAAGTTTTCAGACCTGAGTTTTTGAATAGAATTGACAGAATTATAATCTTTAACAAGCTGTCGGAAAAACAACTGGAATTGATCGTGGAAATTCAAATTGCCAACCTAATAAAAAGGTTAAAAGAGCAAAATATCGTTTTGACAGTAACAGAAAAGGGCAAAAAATATTTGGCGAAAAATGGGTATGACCCGGTTTTTGGGGCCAGACCTTTAAAGAGGTTAATACAAAACGAGTTGGTGGACCCAATCGCCATGCTGTTACTTGACAGCGAAGAGGGAGAAAGCATGGGGGTGGTGGCCGATGAAAAGGACGGAAAGTTAAGCGTAAAATTGATGGACTAAGAGGTGGGGTATAATAGAGCACCGTACCCGTAGCTTAACTGGATAGAGCACTCCCCTCCGAAGGGAGTGATTGGAGG
This sequence is a window from Candidatus Shapirobacteria bacterium. Protein-coding genes within it:
- a CDS encoding AAA family ATPase, which translates into the protein MEQPKFTQLAAETLQRAVDEARARKNPEVDIPHLKWALQNIDGPAKEILKESQPEDLDRLPKVEGGNEPQISRLLQQKLGEAVRESQKRGDSFVSQEMLLWAVFEDSKIRQEIENLRGGKTVDSESKEQSYKALEKYTTDLTALARSGKLDPVIGREEEIRRVMQVLSRRTKNNPVLVGDPGVGKTAIVEGLANRIVSGDVPESLKNKKILTLEISSLLAGAKYRGEFEERLKSVIDEVVKSEGKVVLFIDELHTIVGAGGAEGSVDASNMLKPGLARGTLRVIGATTLNEYRKYIEKDSALERRFQPVMVGEPNVENTISILRGLKEKYEIHHGIKITDAALIAAAKLSDRYIRDRFLPDKAIDLVDESASALRIQMESSPVEIDSLERRVRQLEIEAKALKKEKSEECKLRLDEVEKEMAEEKEKLTKLRSLWSNQKDILKKVQDQKEEQDKLKSDLEQAERNLELDKAAEIKYGRIPEVQKKLAEAEKKWQSVDKEDRLVKQEVDEDDIARVVSKWTGIPASRMLKSETDKLKNLEKLIRERVVGQDEAVEAVANAVRRSRLHLGESDKPTATFLFLGPTGVGKTETAKALAEQLFNDEKALVRIDMSEYSEAHTVARLIGSPPGYVGYEEGGQLTEAVRRKPYTVVLLDEIEKANPQIFSIFLQVFDDGRLTDGKGRTVDFSNTVIIMTSNLPEEMVDKVFRPEFLNRIDRIIIFNKLSEKQLELIVEIQIANLIKRLKEQNIVLTVTEKGKKYLAKNGYDPVFGARPLKRLIQNELVDPIAMLLLDSEEGESMGVVADEKDGKLSVKLMD